The DNA sequence CCCTATAAAAATGTGAAAGAAATGTTGGAGGAAATTTCCAAAAATGGAACTCCGACAATTAAAAGAATTTATGCCGATTGGACGAAACCAACAGTTTCAGGCTGGAAGAATGTTCTTTTAGAAAACGCAATTACACCAATCCAACAATATAGTTACACGACGGGAAAAAACTCCAGTGACAGTGCCTTGATTATTGATGCGATGGATATTTTATATTCTGAAAAAGTAACGGGGTTTTGTATCGTTTCCAGTGACAGTGATTTCACTAGATTGGCGACAAGACTTCGAGAAGCGGGAATGATGGTGATGGGATTTGGCGAAAAGAAAACACCGAAACCTTTTATCTCTGCCTGCGATAAATTTATTTATCTGGAAATATTAAATGATACAGAAGATTCTGATAAAGATTCTGAAAAGGGGTCCGAAAATACAGTAAGTAAGAAAACGGAGAAACAAAAACGCAAAAAAGAGCCACTTAGTAAAGTTGATGGCAGAACCATTAAATTGATCACAGAAAGTATCAACGATTTAGGCGACGAAGATGGTTGGACTTTTCTAGGAAACTTAGGCAGTTTTATTATTAAAAAGAAACCTGACTTTGATCCGCGAAATTTCGGTTTCCCAAAACTATTACCTTTAATTAAAAGTATCGGTAAGATTGAAATTGATGAACGTGAAACCGGCGTGAACAATATCAGACATATTTATGTGAAAGTAAAATAATGAGATGAAATGTAATCTTTCGAAGATTTTTATTTCACGTTTTTTGAAAATAATTCGATTTATAGTTCTCGCAGATTTAGCAGATTAATTCAAATGATAAATTGTAATTAATGATCTGCTAAATCACCTAGATCCGCGGGAGTAAATACAGATATTGAAAGTTTTATAATTTCCGACGGGAATCTTAATGCTCTTCACTTCTTAATTGAAAGCTTAATGGTTTATTTTCATTCATTTTTAAACTTAAGTTTTTAAGATAGTTATCAATATTTTAAAACAAAAGAAACGCATCCCAAAAAGATGCGTTTCTCTATTTATATTTTTAAAAAAATTAGGCGTTGTAATTTTTCACTAAGCCTTTCACAATTTTAATAACGTTCGGCATTGCTTTATCAGCAGCTTGCAAAACTTCTTCGTGAGAAACGGTGAAAGCGATTTCCGGTCCGCCAACATCGGTAATAATGGAAATTCCGAAACAATCCATTCCCTGATGTTTAGCGATAATCACTTCAGGAACGGTGCTCATTCCAACAGCGTCTCCACCGATGGCGCGAATCATTCCATATTCAGCCGGAGTTTCGAAAGTTGGACCTTGTAAAGCGACATAACAACCTTGATGCGCTTTGATGCCTAAATCTTTGGCAACGTTTGCAGCGACTTCAATCATTTTTTTATTGTAAGGCTCGCTCATATCCACAAATCGTGGGCCCATTTCATCTATATTTTTACCACGCAATGGATGTTCCGGCATCATGTTGATGTGATCATTTATAATCATTACATCAGCAACATTAAAGTCCGGATGTACACCACCGGCAGCATTTGATAAAATTAAATTTTTAATTCCTAATAAATGAAAAACTCTGAAAGGGAAAACAACGGTTTGGATATCGTGACCTTCATAATAATGAAATCGGCCACTCATCATCAATACTTTTTTACCTTCAAGTATTCCGTAGATTAATTGTCCGCCATGTCCCGCAACGGTTGTTTGAGGGAAATTGGGAATTTCGGGATATTCTAAAATGTGAATCGGTTCTACTTCATCTTTTAGTTTTCCTAAACCTGAACCTAAAACGATTGCAAAATCAGGAGTGTCCAGAATAATGTTTTTGATAAAACTTGCAGTCTCTTTAATTTTTTCTAACATAATCTAATATGATTTGATTAAAATCTTCCTTTCTGTCGATGTTCACATTGATAGGCCAATAGTATACAAGATCTCTAAGGTAATCAAAAGTTTTCAGTCTTACATAGTCTTTTTCAGTAGTAAGAATGAGTTTATATTCGCCGAGTTTCTTATATTCTGCAATGATATTTTTAATATCCTGATCCGTAAAATTGTGATGATCGCGGAACTTTAAATGTTTTACTTTTTGAGAAAAACGAGCCAGATGTTTCAACAAAGGTTTCGGGTTTGCAATTCCGGTAATTAACAAAATATCGTAGTAGTCCAGATTATTATCAGGAAGCATTTTGTTTCTTGAATAAACATTTTCATCATAACCAATACTCGAAAAGAAAACTTTTTGGTAATGTTGAGGTTTGATTCTCGAAATGTAATATTGCTTTTTCTCGTCGGTTAAATCTTCCGGGCATTTAGAAACCATAATAATCTGAGCGCGTCTTGCTCCACTTCTGCTTTCACGTAAATCTCCAGCAGGTAAAAGAAAATCTTTGAAATATGGATCATTATAATCCGTCATCAGAATATTAAACCCAGGTTTTATGGCTCGGTGTTGATAAGCGTCGTCTAATAATAAGACGTTCAAATCCATATCGCCAATCATCTTTTTTGCACCAGGAACCCTTTCTTCAGAAACGCCAATAACAAAACGGTTTTTGTAGCGTTCAAAAAGTTGCATCGCTTCATCACCAACGGTTTTGTAATTGCTGTCGTAATTCGTGATTCCGTAACCTTTAGTTACTCGTCCATAACCACGGGATAATACTCCTGTTCGGTAATGCTTGGATAGTAAATCTGCGATATACATCACCATAGGCGATTTTCCGCTGCCACCCACGGAGAGATTTCCGACATTAATTATCGGAGTTTTAAATGTGGTCGATTTATAGATTCCCCAGTCATACATTACATTTCTAATGGCAGTTGCCAAATGATAACCTAGGGAAAAAGGGTAGAGGTACCATCTTTTCATAGCTGACAAAATTACGTTTTTTTACGAGTAAAGGAAATAGTAAAAACCTCATTTTTATCACTTTCTTATTTTTAATGAATGATATAAATTTTCTAATTATAACCGTGGTTTTTAAACAATTTGCTTAATTTTGCTTCCATAGTTTTACCTCATGAGCAAAAAAAATGTCGCCGTGGTGATGGGCGGATATTCTGACGAATATAAAGTTTCCCTAAAAAGTGGTCAATTAATTTTCGATTCGCTGGATCGTGATCTTTATAATGTGTATAAAGTGGTCATTCTTAAAGAGGAATGGTATTTCCTCGATGATCGTGGTGAAAAATCATCCATTAATAAAGCTGATTTTTCTGTAAGTTTAAGCAGTGGATTTAAAGTAAAGTTTGATGCCTGCTTTAATATTATTCACGGACGACCTGGCGAAAATGGCGAACTTCAAGCGTATTGGAATACCATCGGACAAAAATATACCGGTTGCGATTTCTATCAAAGTGCCTTAACTTTTAATAAAAAAGATACTTTAGCCGTACTTTCAAAATACGGAATTCCATCAGCGAAAAGTATTTATTTAAGACATGGTGAAGAAATTAATGAAGATCAAATTATCAAAGAATTAGGCTTGCCTCTTTTTGTAAAACCGAATCAGTCTGGCTCCTCTTTAGGGATTTCAAAAGTAAAACAACAATCAGAATTAAAGAAAGCTTTGGAATTTGCTTTTGCAGAAGATGAAGAAATTTTAATTGAAAGTTTCCTTGATGGAATGGAAGTTTCTGTCGGCGTTGTTGATTTTAACAATGAAACAATTGTTTTGGGAATTACTGAAATTGTACCTTTCAAAGAATTTTTCGATTATGAAGCCAAATACGAAGGAGCTTCGGAAGAAATTACACCAGCCAGAATAGATGACGAAACTCGTAAAAGAGTTGAAGAGATTTCGAAACGGGCTTACGAAGCCTTAGGAATGAGCGGCTTCTCAAGAAGTGAATTCATCATTATGAACGGAATTCCTTACATGCTTGAAATGAATACCAATCCTGGATTTTCACCAGCTTCAATTCTTCCGCAACAGGCAAAAATTTATGGAATTTCCATTAAAGATTTGTGCGGAAATGAAGTCGAAAAAGCCTTAGCGAAAAAATAAATAAAAACTTTTCTATTTTAGATTTAAAAATTATTTTCATCTAAAATTTATAATTCAAAATCTAAAATCATTTATGAGAGTTGCAGTTTTCCCGGGTTCATTCGATCCTATCACGCTTGGTCATTATGATATTGTCGAAAGGGCTTATCCTTTATTCGATAAAATTATTATTGCGATCGGACAGAACTCACAGAAGAAATATATGTTTTCTTTAGAGCAAAGAATGGAATTTATCCGCAAGTCATTTGAAAAATTCCCTAATATCGAAGTGGATCATTTTGAAGGATTAACCGTAGATTACTGTCACAGCAAAAATGTAAATTTCATCTTGCGTGGTCTCCGAAATCCTGCCGATTTTGAATTTGAAAAAGCGATTGCACAAACTAATAGAGAATTGACAAAAGACAATCAGATTGAAACGATATTTTTACTAACATCTTCCGGGAAGTCATTTATCAGCAGCAGTATTGTTCGCGAGATTATTACCTTCAATGGTAATTATGAAATCCTAGTTCCAGAAGCAGTTCGCGTTCAACTTAAAAAATAAATAATTGCAAGTACAGGAAAACTTTACACTAGCCATCGAGATTTTGGGTACGGTTGCTTTTGCAATGTCGGGCAGTTTTGCTGCGATGCAAAAACGATTGGATCCTTTTGGTGTACTCATTATCGCCTTTGTAACTTCCGTTGGAGGCGGGACAATTCGTGATTTATTATTAAATGTTCCGGTTTTCTGGATGCACGACATGGTCATTTGTAGCGTAATTTTCATCACCTGTATCGTGTCGATGATCTTCAAATCGCTAGAGAAAAAATTTAAAGTCACCCTATTCCTGTTTGACAGTTTTGGGTTGGGATTATTTACCATTGTCGGAATTCAAAAAGGAATGAGTGCCGATTTGCATCCTATAATTTGTATCACTTTAGGAACGATCACCGGTTGTTTTGGAGGAATCAGCCGTGATATTTTATTGAACAGAATTCCCTTAATTTTCCGAAAAGAAATTTATGCAACCGCCTGTATTGTTGGCGGCGGAATCTTTATCGCTTTAGTAAATTATACGACGCTTTCTTATGCACTGGTGCAGATTTTCACAATCCTTCTAATCGTTGTTATTAGAACGCTCGCCGTCAAATACCAATGGCAGATTCCGAAGTTTTACGGTATCGATAACAATACGGAAATGTAAAAGATTATGTTTTTTCAGGAGCAAATAGATTTGTGCTTCTTAGAAGTTTCGGTCCCGCTCTCCACTATATCCCGCCGAGGCGGGGATGTCGTTCCGATCGGGGCTAAAATGTCATTCAATTTGTTTTTTCAAAATTCCCCAAAACCATTTCGTGATTCTAACATAAAGAGAATCGCATTTACAACCAGTCTCAAATTAAGAAATAGTACTAATTGTATTTATAAAATGATTTAAAACAACCGTGTCAAAGATTTTAAATTTTGATTGAATTGTTTATTTATTTTATGCCACGAATGCACGAATATTTAATTTTTAATATTCGTGCATTCGTGGCATTGTTTTTTCCAAAATAAGACTAATTAATACTTATAAATAGTGTCATTATTTTCGGCGCTCACTTCTTTCCACAAAAAAAGCCCGAACTAATTCGGACTTCCTTTCATTAACTACCTTAAATAATTGCTCTTCTATTAAGAGAATTTCCCTCTGTTTCGCATATTTGGATTATGCATGTGTTTCTGCATTGATGGCATTTTCAACTGATCTTTCAGCATTTTAATCTGGTCAGTCATCATTCCGGCGGCATCTAATTTCTTAGCTTCTTCCAGTAAGTTTTTCGCTTCTTGGCGTCTTCCTTTTTGCATTGCTCCAGCTGCAATATTCAAAGTGGCCATTGCGCGGTCATGTTTCATATTTAAACCATATTCCAAGGCTTTTCTCATGAATGGCTCTACTTTCGAAGGATTGTCCTGAGCTAAAGTAAGTCCTTGTAAATAATGGAAATAACCATATTGAGTCTTGTGCAATTGTGATTTGTAATTGGTGATTTTAGTCAGCCAACTCGCAGCTTTTACCATATTTTGTTTTCTCAAAAACCAAAATGCCAGTAAGATATATTCGTTTTTGAAAAAAAGTAAAACAGGAATAGCGGATAAAATAACCACCACGATTCCCCAGCCAATATTTCTGTTCATCATCAGGTAAACTCCGAAAGCAATCATTATTGCAGTGATGACGAATTTTATGTATTTATTCATTGTTCAATTTTAGTGGTGCAAAGATAATAATTTGTGTGGAAAATAGAAGTCAACTGTAGAATTCTTAAATTCTAGACTAATTTGACTTTTCTCTCGTAGGTTTGGAAACAGAAATCGAACTCATTATTCTCATCTTTTTCGTGACAAACCTCTTCTATTTTGTTCCAGATTTTTGGACTGATTTTGGGGAAGAAAGTATCCGCTTCTAATTTTGCCTGTACTAAAGTTACTTCTAATTTATCAGTCAAATCCAGTGTTTGTTCGTAGATATTTCCGCCACCGATAATGAAAACTTGTTCGTCAATTTTCTTGGCAAATTTTACGGCTTCTTTTACACTTCCAACAATTAAAATTCCTTCTGCGAACCAGTCTTGTTTTCTACTGACTACAATATTCGTACGGTTGGGAAGTGGTTTGCCAATGCTTTCATAAGTTTTGCGACCCATGATAATTGGATGTTCAGAAGTGAGTTCTTTAAAATGTTTCAAATCTTTTGGAAGATGCCAAAGTAACTGATTGTCTGCACCAATTTCATTGTCTAACCCCATTGCCACAACAATTGTTATCATTTAATTTAAATTTTTACAAATTTAGCACATAATTTGTATATTTGGGTATCACATTAAATTAAAAAAATAATAAACTATGAGAAATAAAGGATGTATGAGCGCCGGAACTATAGGTATTGCTCTTCTTGTCATTGCCGTACTTGTTTTTTTCTGGGGAAAAAATGGCTACAATAATTTTGTTGCTAAAGAACAGACGGTTAATACAAAATGGTCGAATGTTGAAACCGTTTATCAAAAACGTGCGAACTTGATTCCTAATTTGGAACGTACCGTAAAAGCGTATTCGCAATTCGAACAGGAAACTTTAACCAAAGTAATCGAAGCGCGTTCAAAAGCAACTTCAATCACTGTAGATCCAACCAATATGACCGAGCAGGATTTAGCAAAATTTCAGGCAGCGCAGGGAGAATTAAGTGGAGCGTTAAGCAGATTGATGGCGGTAGTAGAAAGTTATCCTAATTTGAAAGCAGACCAACAATACATCAATTTCCAGAGAGAATATACGGCGATTGAAAACAGTATCCGAAGCGAAACCGTTTATTATAACGAAGCTGCTCAGGATTATAATACGTCAATCAAAACGTTCCCAAATAATATTTTGGCCAACTTTACTAATTTCAAAGAAAAACCATACTTCAAAGCGGAAGCAGGTGCTCAAAAAGCGCCAGAAGTTTTTACCAACTAATGAATAGTTTTCTAACAGATTATCAAATGGCTTCTCTTGTAGAAGCCATTCAAACAGCAGAAAATCAGTCCAGCGGGGAAATTAGAATTCATATTGATTCTACGACCGAAGGAAATAATGCAGAGATCGCTTTTGAAGTGTTCAAAAGACTTTGCAAAGATCAGACTGCTGAGAAAAATGCTGTGCTTTTTCATGTGAATTTTGAACAGCAATATCTTACCATTATCGGTGATGAAGGCATTCATAAAAAAGTTCACCAAGATTTCTGGAATAAAATGCATGATGAAATTACCACTGCATTTTCTAAAGGCAAATATTTCGATGGTCTGAAAAAAGCCATTTTAGAAACAGGTATCGAACTGAAAAAACACTTCCCAATTGTGGGCGAAAATCCAAATGAACTTCCCAATGAGATTACGTTCTCGTAACTACTTTTTAGCTTTTCTTTTATTAGGCTTAAATATTATTGTTTTTGCCCAAAAAGTTCCAGAAAAGCCGGCAATACTTTATCCAGTTTATGATCAGGTCGGACTTTTGACTCAAGCTCAGAAAGACGAACTCAATCAAAAATTAATCAAGTTTTCAGATTCAACTTCTACGGAAATTGAAGTGATTATTATTCCAACAACGGGCGGGGAAGATGTGAATTATCTTGCCACAATGTATGGTGAGCAATGGAAAATTGGTCAGAAAGGAATCGATAACGGAATTGTATTCCTGATTGCGACTGAAGATCATACCATGTCAATCCAACAAGGACGTGCGGTGGAGCAATATTTAACTGCTTCGGTTGCCGGACAGATCATGGATTATATCGTGACGCCAAAATTCAAACAAGGATTATGGTACGACGGAATTAACGGTGGTGTAGTTGCTTTGATGGATGCGGTTCAGGGAAAATTTAAACCGATTGCTAAAGATACTTCCAGTGAAAAAGGATTGAGTCCGGGACAAATGGTTATGATTGCATTTTTTGTATTCTTAATCATTAGTTTCTTATTTAAAAATGGCGGCGGCGGTCGTGGCGGCGGCAATAATGATGACGATGACGTGATTCTTTCCCGAAGAGGACGAAGTATTTATCCCGGCGGATTTTTCCCATTCCCAGGCAGTTTCGGCGGCGGCGGATTTGGTGGCGGTTCAGGCGGCGGTGGATTCGGTGGCTTCGGCGGTGGCGGAAGTTTCGGCGGTGGTGGCGCTTCTGGAGGCTGGTAACGTTGTAAGAGCCAAGGTAAAAGTGAAAAGAGCTAAAATGAGAATTTATCTTAATTTAAAATATATTCTTATAATTAAATATTTTACGAATCAATAGGAACGGGCTTTAGCCCGTTTTTTTATTACGGCTAAGTTTTGTTGGCTTTAGCCAAAGCTTATTTTCAGTAATAATGAGACAAACGAATATAATTTGTCTTCTCAATGTTTAACAAAAAAATCAGCCGTAGAATGCTGATTTTAATTTTTAATAAATGAGATTGTTTTTTTTATTGAATAGAAATACTTCCACCACTACTTTCTTTCTTACTAACGATATTCAGATTTCCAGTTTTGGTAATTGCAATTCCTGCTGATGAACTTGCAGATGCGTTTAATTGATTGGAAACCGATAAGCTTACATCTCCAGAACTGGAAGCTTCCACAGTTGCGTTTTCTGCAATCACTTTTTGGGCATTCAAAGTTCCGGAAGAAGAAGCACGGAGATTCGCATTTTTCGTTTTTCCTGAAATGATAATATCTCCGGAAGAACTCACTTTTGATTCTAAATTAATGGCCCAAACTGTTCCTAAATAAGTGCCCGAACTTGATACATCGATTGATAAATCATTAGCTTCCAGATTGCCTTTAATGGTTCCTGAACTTGACACTTCAATGTCGGTTTTGTCCTGCGTGAATTTATCTTTAATGGTAATTGTTGCGGATGAACTGGCTTTAATTGCTGAGAAATCTTTAGCGAAAATTTTTGCAGAAACATTTCTTGATGAAATATTCAATCCTGATTTAAAATGGATGTACAGTTTACCTCCCGAATTTTCTACCAAAACATCATCGATAATATCTGATGGTGCAGTAATCACCACTTTTTCTTCATTGGCTTTTACCACTTCTGCATTAATCGATTGTGCAACTCTAATTTCATCGAAATTCATTTTGTATTCCCGGTCTGTTAAAGCGCCGTTTCCTTCTTTTGGCATAATGTTAAAAGAGAAACCATTATCCGTTGTAGCATTACAGGAGGTTAAAAATAGTGCAGCTGCAAAAGCTGAAATGTAAAGTGTTTTCATAGTTTGATGTATTAGATTTTTATTATGTTAAAGATATATCTAAAAATTAATATCTTTATCCTTTAATAACAATTTACGAATGAAAAATATTACATCTGTTTTTTTAATTTCATCTCTGGCAATGACAACTGCCTGTACTACTATGAAAACAACTGAAAGTTCTCCCACTGAAATTCCCACTCCGGACGCTAATATGGCGAATAATCCGTTTATGAAAAAAAGTTCGCTGCAATACCAAGCACCGGAATTTGATAAAATTAAGGATGAACATTTCAAACCTGCTTTTGATTATGGTATGAAAGTTCAAATGGCAGAAGTTGACCAAATTGCCAATAATTCTGCAGCTCCAACTTTTGAAAATACCATCGTCGCTTTAGAAAATAGTGGTGAAGTTTTGAAAAGAGCGCAATTTGTATTTTATAATCTGACAGGATCGAATACGAACCCGACGTTGCAGAAATTGGAAGAAGAGTACGCACCGATTTTTTCTGCCCTCAGCGATAAAATTCTTTTGAATGAGAAATTGTATGCCAGAATTAAAGCCATAAAAACTGAAGGATTAGGTTCTGAAGAAAAAAGAATGCTGGAATTATATACCACCAATTTCGAAATTGCCGGAGCGAATCTTTCTCCTGAAAATAAAGCGAAGGTTAAAAAAATCAATGAAGAGTTAGCGACGCTTTCTACGCAGTATACAAGTAAATTATTGAATGCGAGAAAAGATGGAGCACTTTTAATTACTGATGTAAAAGAATTGGACGGACTTTCTGCGGATGAAATTGCTGCTGCAGCTGCGGATGCAAAAGAAGCCGGAAAAGTAGGTTATCTTCTTGCTTTGCAAAATACGACGCAACAGCCGATGCTTCAGAATTTGAAAAATAGAGCAACCAGAGAAAAGCTATTCAAAGCATCTTGGTACAGAGCTGAAAAAGGCGATGCCGATGATACGAGAAGTATTCTTGAAAGAGAAGCGAAACTGAGAATGGAAAAAGGACATTTGATGGGCAAAAAATCTTTTGCTGAATGGAAGCTCCAGGATCAAATGGCGAAAACTCCGGAAAATGCAATGAACCTTTTAGCAAGATTAGCAACTCCTGCTGTAGAAACGGCAAAAAGAGAAAGTAACGAAATTCAAAAATTAATCGATCAGCAAAAAGGAGGATTTACGGTTGAGCCGTGGGATTGGAATTTCTATGCTGAACAGGTTAGAAAAGCAAAATACGATTTAGATGAAAATCAAATCAAGCCTTATTTCGAAGTAAGAACTGTTTTGGAGAAAGGAGTGTTCTATGCTGCGGAAAAGTTTTACGGTATTACGTTTAAAGAAAGAAATGATATTCCGGTCTATCATCCTGATGTGAAAGCGTATGAGGTTTTCGATAGAGATGGTAAATCATTAGCCATTTATTATTTGGATTTCTACACCAGAAATAATAAAAACGGTGGAGCGTGGATGAGTAATTTTGTAGAGCAATCTCATTTATTAGGTCAGAAACCTGTAATTGTAAATGTTTTCAATTTCCAGAAACCGGCGGAAGGAAAACCTTCTTTGATTTCTTATGATGACGTTACCACAATGTTCCACGAGTTCGGACATACTTTACACGGATTGTTTGCAGATCAGAAATATATTTCGATTTCAGGAACAAATGTGCCGCGTGATTTTGTAGAATTCCCTTCTCAAATTAATGAGTTCTTCGCGTTGGAACCTTCTGTATTGAAAAATTATGCAATACATTATCAAACCAAAAAACCGATGCCTCAAGCATTAGTTGATAAAATTAAAAAAGCCGGAACTTTTAATCAGGGATATTCTACGACGGAATTAGTTTCTGCTGCAACCATCGATATGGGATGGCATTCTGTAACTGATGCTTCACAGTTTAAACCAACTTTAGAATTTGAAAAAGAGGTGTTGGCGAAATATGGTTTTAACTTAAAAGAAGTTCCGCCAAGATATCATTCTCCATACTTTGCTCACATTTGGGGCGGTGGATATTCAGCAGGATATTACGCATATATGTGGAGTGATATGTTGAATTCTGATGCTTGGGACTGGATCACAACGCATGGTGGAATGACCCGTGAAAATGGAGACCGTTTCCGTAAATACATTTTGTCGGTAGGGAATTCAATGGATTTAAATGAAGCATTTAAAAACTTTACCGGAAGAAATCCCGATTTAAAACCTTTGTTGAAAGATAAAGGATTTATTAAATAGGTCGTAGGATTTAGATAATAGGTATTAAAAAACCGCAGAAATTTCTGCGGTTTTTTTGTTTGGGAAGTTCACGTAAAAGCAATGTTGAATTTTACCATTAAGATTTTGGGTAAAAAGTTAAGAGGATTAAGTTTTCTACGGAAATTAGGTATGCTAAAATAGTTTAGGATTTGGATTATCAAGATTTTATTATTATTAATTTGCGTAATTTTATTCTTGTCAACTTTTTAAAAATATAGAAGATGAAAGATTATAAACCCAAAAATTATAATTCGCTTTCGGCTTATCTGATTGTAGATGATGCAGACGAACTTGCAACACAGCTCAAAAGTATTTTTAATGCTGAGCAGTTGCGCAGAATTGAACACGAAGGAAGAGTGCAACATCTTGAACTCAAAATTGATGATACGGTTTTGATGATGAGCAACAGTGTTCCGGGTTATCCGGCGCAGAAAGTGATGCTTCATTGTTATGTTCCGAATGTGTTTGAGACTTTTGAAAAAGCTTTAGCGAATGGTGCTGAGAAAATTGAGGAACCCAATCAACGTGAGGATGATGATGATATTCGGGGCGCTTTTTGTGATTTGGCTGGAAATTATTGGGCAATTTCTACACAGAAAGACTGAATCATTTCTCGGAAATACAAACCACCTGAACTTCTAGCCCGGATCGAAGAGGAAATCCTGTTATTGCGAAAAAAAACAAATATTTCAACGGATTGCTTCGCTTCACTCGCAATGATCTGTGTTAATATGCAAGTATTTTAACAATAATTTACTTCATATTTTTCTTGTTTCTTTCCGATTTCAAATGCGAGTTTTAATAACTTATTTGCGATAGCGATTTTCACAACACGCTCTGGTTTTCCTTTTGCAATTAATCTTTCATACATGTCTTTGCACGATTTATTCCACCTTTTTGCAGACCAGCTACACATGTATAAAAGTTTCCTTATTTGAGATTTACCCATTTTGCAAATTGAACCTTTTCCTCGCACGCTACTTCCACTTTGATAAATTCTGGGACTAAAACCAACAAATGCAATGAGTTGTTTATAGTTTTCAAATTTCTCAAAATTGTTGGTTGTAGCAATGAGCATTGCAGCAGTTTTCATACCTATTCCTGGAATTGAAGTTAAACATTCTACGCTTTTTGCATAGTTTGCTTTTGCCAATTTTTCGATCAATAATTCCAATTTTTCAATGCTTTTCTTAAGATTTTTTACAGAATTTATCATCTCATTTTCCAAGGTTTTATCCAATAAACCACTGCTTGTAAAAGCTTCTAATTGATTATTACTTTGGTTTATCTGTTTTTGAAGCAGTTGAACACGCGTAAATATTGCCGCATTTTTGATACAACTTCGCTATCTGGAACCCATAATTTTAGATCTTCTGCATTCTTTTGTGCATATTCCGATATGATTCTTGAATCTGCTTTGTCTGTCTTTGCTCGTTTTAATTTTGATTGTGAGTAGCGTTTTATTACCAAAGGGTTTTCTACCAC is a window from the Kaistella flava (ex Peng et al. 2021) genome containing:
- a CDS encoding VOC family protein; this encodes MKDYKPKNYNSLSAYLIVDDADELATQLKSIFNAEQLRRIEHEGRVQHLELKIDDTVLMMSNSVPGYPAQKVMLHCYVPNVFETFEKALANGAEKIEEPNQREDDDDIRGAFCDLAGNYWAISTQKD
- a CDS encoding M3 family metallopeptidase; the encoded protein is MKNITSVFLISSLAMTTACTTMKTTESSPTEIPTPDANMANNPFMKKSSLQYQAPEFDKIKDEHFKPAFDYGMKVQMAEVDQIANNSAAPTFENTIVALENSGEVLKRAQFVFYNLTGSNTNPTLQKLEEEYAPIFSALSDKILLNEKLYARIKAIKTEGLGSEEKRMLELYTTNFEIAGANLSPENKAKVKKINEELATLSTQYTSKLLNARKDGALLITDVKELDGLSADEIAAAAADAKEAGKVGYLLALQNTTQQPMLQNLKNRATREKLFKASWYRAEKGDADDTRSILEREAKLRMEKGHLMGKKSFAEWKLQDQMAKTPENAMNLLARLATPAVETAKRESNEIQKLIDQQKGGFTVEPWDWNFYAEQVRKAKYDLDENQIKPYFEVRTVLEKGVFYAAEKFYGITFKERNDIPVYHPDVKAYEVFDRDGKSLAIYYLDFYTRNNKNGGAWMSNFVEQSHLLGQKPVIVNVFNFQKPAEGKPSLISYDDVTTMFHEFGHTLHGLFADQKYISISGTNVPRDFVEFPSQINEFFALEPSVLKNYAIHYQTKKPMPQALVDKIKKAGTFNQGYSTTELVSAATIDMGWHSVTDASQFKPTLEFEKEVLAKYGFNLKEVPPRYHSPYFAHIWGGGYSAGYYAYMWSDMLNSDAWDWITTHGGMTRENGDRFRKYILSVGNSMDLNEAFKNFTGRNPDLKPLLKDKGFIK
- a CDS encoding TPM domain-containing protein, producing the protein MNSFLTDYQMASLVEAIQTAENQSSGEIRIHIDSTTEGNNAEIAFEVFKRLCKDQTAEKNAVLFHVNFEQQYLTIIGDEGIHKKVHQDFWNKMHDEITTAFSKGKYFDGLKKAILETGIELKKHFPIVGENPNELPNEITFS
- a CDS encoding transposase — translated: MINSVKNLKKSIEKLELLIEKLAKANYAKSVECLTSIPGIGMKTAAMLIATTNNFEKFENYKQLIAFVGFSPRIYQSGSSVRGKGSICKMGKSQIRKLLYMCSWSAKRWNKSCKDMYERLIAKGKPERVVKIAIANKLLKLAFEIGKKQEKYEVNYC
- a CDS encoding head GIN domain-containing protein; translated protein: MKTLYISAFAAALFLTSCNATTDNGFSFNIMPKEGNGALTDREYKMNFDEIRVAQSINAEVVKANEEKVVITAPSDIIDDVLVENSGGKLYIHFKSGLNISSRNVSAKIFAKDFSAIKASSSATITIKDKFTQDKTDIEVSSSGTIKGNLEANDLSIDVSSSGTYLGTVWAINLESKVSSSGDIIISGKTKNANLRASSSGTLNAQKVIAENATVEASSSGDVSLSVSNQLNASASSSAGIAITKTGNLNIVSKKESSGGSISIQ
- a CDS encoding TPM domain-containing protein, producing MRLRSRNYFLAFLLLGLNIIVFAQKVPEKPAILYPVYDQVGLLTQAQKDELNQKLIKFSDSTSTEIEVIIIPTTGGEDVNYLATMYGEQWKIGQKGIDNGIVFLIATEDHTMSIQQGRAVEQYLTASVAGQIMDYIVTPKFKQGLWYDGINGGVVALMDAVQGKFKPIAKDTSSEKGLSPGQMVMIAFFVFLIISFLFKNGGGGRGGGNNDDDDVILSRRGRSIYPGGFFPFPGSFGGGGFGGGSGGGGFGGFGGGGSFGGGGASGGW